From Pseudomonas fluorescens, one genomic window encodes:
- a CDS encoding (2Fe-2S)-binding protein has product MKGRFVRLAEQGRPTVSLKVDGAPVEALQGDTLMVALLTQGNALRQSEFDSGRRAGFCLMGACQDCWVWTRAGERLRACSNEVREGLDIVTTQPEATWPLRG; this is encoded by the coding sequence ATGAAGGGGCGTTTTGTGAGGCTGGCGGAGCAGGGCAGACCGACCGTCAGCTTGAAGGTCGACGGCGCGCCGGTCGAGGCGCTGCAAGGCGACACCCTGATGGTCGCGTTGCTGACCCAGGGCAATGCGTTGCGCCAGTCGGAGTTCGACTCGGGCCGCCGCGCCGGCTTCTGCCTGATGGGCGCCTGCCAGGATTGCTGGGTCTGGACTCGCGCCGGTGAACGTCTGCGAGCCTGCTCCAACGAAGTCCGCGAAGGGCTGGATATTGTCACCACACAACCGGAGGCGACATGGCCACTGCGCGGTTGA